The Zalophus californianus isolate mZalCal1 chromosome 7, mZalCal1.pri.v2, whole genome shotgun sequence genome includes a region encoding these proteins:
- the LOC113927363 gene encoding protein S100-A11-like: MAKMSSPTETKQCIESPTAVFQKFAGKAGNNCTLSKTEFLTFMNTELAAFTKNQKDPDRMMKKLDLNTDGQLDFQEFLNLIGGMAVACHDSFTRSTHFQK, from the coding sequence ATGGCAAAAATGTCTAGCCCTACCGAGACCAAGCAGTGCATTGAGTCTCCGACTGCTGTTTTCCAGAAGTTTGCTGGAAAGGCGGGTAACAACTGCACACTCTCCAAGACAGAGTTCCTAACCTTCATGAATACAGAATTGGCTGCCTTCACAAAGAACCAGAAGGACCCTGATCGCATGATGAAGAAACTGGACCTCAACACTGACGGGCAGCTAGATTTCCAAGAATTTCTTAATCTTATTGGTGGCATGGCCGTAGCTTGCCATGACTCCTTTACAAGGTCTACCCATTTCCAGAAGTAA